One stretch of Pseudomonas fragi DNA includes these proteins:
- a CDS encoding 3-oxoacyl-ACP reductase has protein sequence MSDRYIDFVNSSLGQRLVGALGLPSPGRLERWQAGRLRPVEGPLLIGGGALAGLVNQFASKLTDAVFSYGPEPLHATPWIPGQGPKLKAVVFDASELLHTDQLKQLREFFQPLLRNLEHCTHMVILGHAPETLSDPFAASAQRALEGFSRSLAKELRNGSTLQLLYIGEGAEEQLEGALRFFLSPKSAFISGQVLRLTACANQVQDWTRPLAGRKALVTGAARGIGAAIAETLARDGAELILLDVPGAKSDLDALAARLGGRSIALDICAADAAEQLIGQLADGVDIVVHNAGITRDKTLANMTPEFWDSVLAVNLNAPQVLTKALLDSGTLRDNGRVILLASISGIAGNRGQTNYAASKAGLIGLAQAWAPLLGERGISINAVAPGFIETQMTAHIPFALREAGRRMSSLGQGGQPQDVAEAVAWLGQPGSGAVSGQALRVCGQSILGA, from the coding sequence ATGTCAGACCGTTATATCGACTTCGTCAACTCATCCCTCGGCCAGCGACTGGTCGGCGCGTTGGGGCTGCCGTCACCGGGACGACTGGAACGCTGGCAGGCCGGGCGGCTGCGCCCCGTCGAAGGGCCGCTGCTGATTGGCGGCGGCGCCCTGGCAGGCCTCGTGAACCAATTTGCCAGCAAACTCACCGATGCCGTATTCAGCTACGGCCCCGAACCCTTGCACGCCACGCCGTGGATTCCAGGCCAGGGGCCAAAGCTCAAGGCGGTGGTGTTCGATGCCAGCGAGCTGCTGCACACCGATCAGCTCAAGCAACTGCGCGAATTTTTCCAGCCGCTGCTGCGCAATCTCGAACATTGCACCCATATGGTGATCCTGGGCCATGCTCCTGAAACATTAAGCGACCCTTTTGCTGCCAGCGCCCAGCGTGCACTCGAAGGGTTCAGCCGGTCGCTGGCCAAGGAGTTGCGCAACGGCAGCACCTTGCAACTGCTGTATATCGGCGAGGGGGCCGAAGAGCAGCTTGAGGGCGCACTGCGCTTTTTCCTCTCGCCCAAAAGTGCCTTTATCAGCGGCCAAGTGCTGCGCCTGACAGCCTGCGCCAACCAGGTACAGGACTGGACCCGCCCCCTGGCCGGGCGCAAGGCGCTGGTGACCGGTGCCGCCCGCGGCATTGGCGCCGCCATTGCCGAAACCCTGGCCCGGGACGGCGCTGAACTGATCCTGCTGGATGTACCAGGGGCCAAGAGCGATCTCGATGCACTGGCCGCGCGCTTGGGCGGACGCAGCATCGCGCTGGACATCTGCGCCGCCGATGCCGCAGAACAACTGATCGGGCAACTGGCCGACGGCGTCGATATTGTGGTGCACAACGCCGGCATCACCCGCGATAAAACCCTGGCCAATATGACCCCGGAATTCTGGGACTCGGTACTCGCCGTTAACCTCAATGCTCCACAAGTGCTGACCAAGGCCCTGCTCGACAGCGGCACCCTGCGTGATAACGGCCGGGTAATCCTGCTGGCGTCCATCAGCGGTATTGCCGGCAATCGCGGCCAGACCAACTACGCCGCCAGCAAGGCCGGGCTGATCGGCCTGGCTCAAGCCTGGGCGCCGCTGCTGGGCGAGCGCGGCATCAGCATCAATGCCGTGGCCCCCGGTTTTATCGAAACCCAGATGACCGCGCATATTCCCTTTGCCCTGCGCGAAGCGGGCCGGCGCATGAGTTCACTGGGCCAGGGTGGCCAGCCCCAGGACGTCGCCGAGGCCGTGGCCTGGCTCGGCCAGCCGGGTTCTGGTGCGGTCAGCGGCCAGGCGCTGCGGGTGTGCGGGCAAAGCATTCTGGGAGCATAA
- a CDS encoding PAS domain-containing sensor histidine kinase yields MSPSDGLFGRMLGRTDERLPESSDPQSRTHAGIRLMLDQQGHVIEIHGLQRYGLARSSSDGLPRLLLSYLVPGSTLALEGVPADWVGHSLDLDFQCAGLRVVHTRGWVQPQGDAWLLQLLDISDLRLGSEQARSRERCTQLILSLGEQLRQCSAQRLSEVMHEALRSVAQHARVPCMALALREDPRASWYMHSTYHAFDAPQLWLPEQNLGSLLDPLCATSPLRVERDGNPRLNDLFGNADGVLVPYSDQQGLCAWLMLGFYPASLHGPQMSESDWMQVCAALAAPLLDRLREQQHLQQSERMEALQGLLGTGWWEWSLTSELLELAPQLAINLDAVAEPQAMTRQAWLALFHPADRDELSGRFNELLEHGKELLLFARLHQSGSTEPARWYRIQGQMLGSGTRRRIVGYMLDVSDIKNQQQQVAAAHARLDNLIASSPAVIYVQRYVEGALVPAFFSGSLKPLLGWTLEECTSETLIEWVHPDDREQFFGRTRQLLREGSARNRYRLRDRRGDYHWLLDEAKLLRNDLGLPVEVVGLWLDITEATEAAERVKNSEERYRILVEDSPAMICRYLPDLTLTFGNQPLASYLECTTAQLPGINLSSWLSTEQREAFVQRIASLTPQAPVSTAEISLQLPGREYAWWVWSDRGIFDELGNLLEVQAVGRDNTEVRRSQQQLTHSAKMATLGEMATGLAHEINQPLNVMRMAVVNVLKRLGNGDAQIDYLQDKLTRIDGQIQRAARVVDHLRVFGRRSEIEQQVFNPTQAMEGSVALLGEGFRGKGVELRNEGQVCEVQVRGHVDQLEQVLINLMVNARDALMSKRETDQDFAPWIALSIESDGQSVRLLVDDNAGGIDPRLLERIFEPFFTTKPIGLGTGLGLSVSYGIIDNMGGRLSVSNTEHGARFCVELPVVAG; encoded by the coding sequence TTGTCCCCTAGTGACGGGCTGTTCGGGCGCATGTTGGGACGGACCGACGAGCGCTTGCCTGAATCCAGCGATCCGCAATCACGCACCCATGCGGGTATCCGGCTGATGCTTGATCAGCAGGGGCACGTCATTGAGATCCACGGCCTGCAACGCTACGGCCTGGCCCGCAGTAGCAGTGATGGCTTGCCGCGCCTGCTCCTGAGCTATCTGGTGCCGGGCAGTACCCTGGCCCTTGAGGGCGTACCGGCGGACTGGGTTGGCCACAGCCTTGACCTGGATTTTCAATGCGCGGGGCTGCGTGTGGTGCATACCCGGGGTTGGGTACAGCCCCAGGGCGACGCCTGGCTTTTGCAGTTGCTGGATATCAGTGACCTGCGCCTTGGCAGCGAGCAAGCCCGCAGCCGCGAGCGCTGCACGCAACTGATCCTCAGCCTGGGCGAACAATTGCGCCAGTGCAGTGCTCAGCGGCTGTCCGAGGTGATGCACGAAGCATTGCGCAGCGTCGCCCAGCACGCCCGGGTGCCGTGCATGGCGCTGGCCCTGCGCGAAGACCCGCGGGCTTCCTGGTACATGCACAGCACATATCACGCCTTTGATGCGCCGCAACTGTGGCTGCCCGAGCAAAACCTGGGCAGCTTGCTTGACCCGCTTTGCGCAACGTCGCCCCTGCGTGTCGAGCGCGACGGCAACCCGCGGTTAAACGACTTGTTTGGCAATGCCGACGGCGTGCTGGTGCCTTACAGCGACCAGCAGGGTTTGTGTGCCTGGTTGATGCTGGGGTTTTATCCGGCGTCCCTGCATGGCCCGCAAATGAGTGAAAGCGACTGGATGCAGGTCTGCGCCGCCCTGGCCGCGCCGCTGCTGGACCGTTTGCGTGAGCAGCAGCACCTGCAGCAGAGCGAGCGCATGGAGGCCCTGCAAGGCTTGCTCGGCACCGGCTGGTGGGAGTGGTCGCTGACCAGCGAACTGCTGGAACTGGCCCCGCAACTGGCCATCAACCTGGATGCGGTGGCCGAGCCACAGGCCATGACCCGTCAGGCATGGCTGGCGCTGTTTCACCCGGCGGATCGGGATGAACTCAGCGGTCGCTTCAATGAGCTGCTGGAGCACGGCAAGGAATTATTGCTGTTCGCCCGGTTGCATCAATCCGGGAGCACAGAACCAGCCCGGTGGTACCGGATTCAAGGCCAGATGCTGGGCAGTGGCACCCGGCGGCGTATCGTCGGTTATATGCTGGATGTCAGTGATATCAAGAACCAGCAGCAACAGGTCGCGGCTGCCCATGCGCGGCTGGACAACCTGATCGCCAGTTCCCCGGCGGTGATTTATGTACAGCGCTATGTTGAAGGTGCGCTGGTGCCGGCATTTTTCAGTGGCAGCCTCAAGCCCCTGCTGGGCTGGACGCTGGAAGAATGCACCAGCGAAACCCTGATCGAATGGGTCCACCCCGATGACCGCGAACAGTTTTTTGGCCGTACCCGGCAGTTGCTGCGCGAAGGCAGCGCCCGCAACCGTTATCGCCTTCGCGATCGGCGTGGCGATTATCACTGGCTGCTGGATGAAGCCAAGCTGTTGCGTAACGACCTGGGTTTGCCGGTGGAAGTGGTCGGTTTGTGGCTGGACATAACCGAGGCCACCGAAGCGGCCGAGCGAGTCAAAAACAGCGAGGAGCGCTACCGGATTCTGGTTGAAGACTCGCCTGCCATGATCTGCCGTTACCTGCCCGACCTGACCCTGACCTTCGGCAACCAGCCGTTGGCCAGCTACCTGGAATGCACCACTGCGCAACTGCCGGGCATCAACCTGAGCAGTTGGTTATCCACAGAGCAGCGCGAGGCCTTTGTGCAGCGTATTGCCAGCTTGACCCCCCAGGCACCGGTCAGTACGGCGGAAATCAGCCTGCAACTGCCGGGGCGAGAATATGCCTGGTGGGTGTGGTCCGACCGGGGCATTTTCGACGAACTGGGCAACTTGCTTGAAGTGCAGGCCGTGGGCCGCGACAACACCGAAGTACGCCGCTCCCAGCAGCAACTGACCCACAGCGCGAAAATGGCCACCCTGGGCGAAATGGCCACGGGGCTGGCGCACGAAATCAACCAGCCGCTGAACGTGATGCGCATGGCCGTGGTCAACGTGCTCAAGCGCCTGGGCAATGGCGATGCGCAGATCGACTATTTACAGGACAAGCTCACCCGTATCGACGGCCAGATCCAGCGTGCGGCGCGGGTGGTGGACCACTTGCGGGTGTTTGGCCGTCGTTCTGAAATTGAACAGCAAGTGTTCAACCCGACGCAGGCCATGGAAGGTTCCGTGGCCTTGCTCGGCGAAGGTTTCCGCGGCAAGGGCGTGGAATTGCGCAACGAAGGGCAAGTGTGCGAAGTACAGGTACGCGGGCATGTAGACCAACTTGAGCAAGTGCTGATCAACCTGATGGTCAATGCCCGTGATGCACTCATGAGCAAACGTGAAACCGACCAGGATTTTGCCCCCTGGATAGCCCTGAGTATTGAGTCCGATGGGCAAAGCGTGCGTCTGCTGGTTGACGACAACGCGGGCGGTATCGATCCGCGCCTGCTGGAGCGGATCTTCGAGCCGTTTTTCACCACCAAGCCCATCGGCCTGGGTACGGGGCTGGGGCTGTCCGTGAGTTACGGCATTATCGACAACATGGGCGGGCGGTTAAGCGTGAGCAATACTGAACACGGCGCGCGGTTTTGTGTGGAGTTGCCGGTGGTAGCAGGCTGA
- a CDS encoding nucleotide pyrophosphohydrolase → MNLDEITRRMHRIRDNNDWKQFHSPKNLAMAASVEMAELVEIFQWLTEDQSRQLPADKLAHAGQEVGDIVLYLVLLCAELGLDMNEVVRNKLADNERRFNK, encoded by the coding sequence ATGAACCTCGACGAAATCACCCGACGCATGCATCGCATCCGCGATAACAACGACTGGAAGCAGTTCCATAGCCCGAAAAACCTGGCCATGGCCGCCAGTGTCGAAATGGCCGAGCTGGTGGAAATCTTTCAGTGGCTAACCGAAGACCAGTCCCGCCAGCTCCCCGCCGACAAGCTCGCCCACGCCGGTCAGGAAGTGGGCGATATCGTGCTGTATCTGGTGTTGCTCTGCGCCGAACTGGGGCTGGACATGAATGAAGTGGTTCGCAATAAACTGGCTGACAATGAAAGGCGTTTCAATAAATGA
- a CDS encoding MaoC family dehydratase — translation MSVKWLDLSTPPHLPALYAHAAARRKITGSTLPEQGLRCWVEVEPKALAAFRDVCELVPSPLLPPTYPHILAFGLQMQLLTAKDFPFPLLGLIHLTNRIRLLRPMGSVTQLRIGVYVHNLQKHPKGATFEVVTQVDDLLGPLWEAESTLLCKGVELPGDLPQVTEPAPVALSELTRWYAPADIGRRYAKVSGDYNPIHLSAASAKLFGLPSAIAHGLWIKARALAVLNSHLPAANVEIVVAFKKPVRLPGEVILLSSEAGSSGDFQINGHDGLVHLIGNWRPVS, via the coding sequence ATGAGCGTAAAATGGCTCGACCTCAGCACCCCGCCGCACTTGCCAGCGCTGTACGCCCACGCGGCCGCCCGCCGCAAGATCACCGGCAGCACCTTGCCAGAGCAAGGCTTGCGCTGTTGGGTCGAGGTTGAGCCCAAGGCCCTGGCGGCTTTTCGCGATGTTTGCGAGCTGGTGCCAAGCCCCTTGCTGCCGCCCACTTATCCACACATCCTGGCCTTCGGTCTGCAAATGCAGTTGCTGACGGCCAAGGACTTCCCCTTCCCGCTGCTGGGGCTGATTCATCTGACCAACCGGATCCGCCTGCTGCGCCCGATGGGCAGCGTGACGCAACTGCGCATCGGGGTATATGTACACAACCTGCAAAAACACCCCAAGGGCGCGACCTTTGAGGTGGTCACCCAGGTAGACGATCTGCTGGGGCCACTATGGGAGGCCGAAAGCACCCTGCTGTGCAAAGGCGTGGAGCTGCCGGGCGACCTGCCGCAAGTCACCGAACCTGCGCCGGTGGCCCTGAGCGAACTGACCCGCTGGTATGCACCCGCCGACATTGGCCGGCGTTACGCCAAAGTTTCGGGCGACTACAACCCCATCCACCTCAGTGCTGCCAGCGCCAAATTGTTTGGCCTGCCCAGTGCGATTGCCCACGGCCTGTGGATAAAAGCCCGGGCTCTGGCGGTACTCAATTCGCACCTGCCGGCGGCCAATGTAGAGATTGTCGTCGCCTTCAAAAAGCCGGTGCGCCTGCCCGGCGAAGTGATTTTGCTCAGCAGTGAGGCAGGTTCCAGTGGCGATTTTCAAATCAACGGGCATGACGGCCTTGTACACCTGATCGGCAACTGGCGACCAGTCAGTTAA
- a CDS encoding methyltransferase domain-containing protein, translating into MSDRHFDQLATRFAEKIYGGAKGAIRLAVLQADLQEALPKRPLRVLDIGAGLGHMSLWLAQQGHDVTLAEPAAPMLEGARQRFAEAGQTGTFIQAPWQELLGQLTEPYDLVLCHAVLEWLAEPHAILPVLHQLTAKGGWLSLAFYNRDALIYRNLLKGHFRKMRKNDMAGEKQSLTPQQPLDPRELAAALEGLWQVESQSGVRVFHDYMPVEFQARAELEALVEMELAHRRHPAFAGLGRYLHWVCRPV; encoded by the coding sequence ATGAGTGACCGTCACTTCGATCAACTGGCCACCCGCTTCGCCGAGAAAATCTACGGTGGCGCCAAGGGTGCGATTCGCCTGGCCGTGCTCCAGGCCGACCTGCAGGAAGCCCTGCCCAAACGCCCGCTGCGGGTGCTGGATATCGGCGCCGGGCTGGGCCATATGTCTTTGTGGCTGGCCCAGCAAGGCCACGATGTGACCCTGGCCGAACCCGCCGCGCCGATGCTTGAAGGCGCCCGCCAGCGGTTTGCCGAGGCAGGCCAGACTGGCACCTTTATTCAGGCGCCGTGGCAGGAGCTGCTTGGCCAACTGACCGAGCCCTACGATCTGGTGTTGTGCCACGCCGTACTTGAATGGCTGGCCGAACCCCACGCGATCCTGCCGGTGCTGCATCAGTTGACCGCCAAGGGCGGCTGGTTGTCGCTGGCGTTTTACAATCGCGACGCACTGATTTATCGCAACCTGCTCAAGGGTCACTTTCGCAAGATGCGCAAGAACGACATGGCCGGTGAAAAACAGAGCCTCACACCGCAGCAGCCCCTTGATCCACGGGAACTGGCCGCGGCACTCGAAGGCCTGTGGCAGGTCGAGAGCCAGAGCGGCGTGCGGGTATTTCACGACTATATGCCAGTAGAATTCCAGGCCCGCGCCGAGCTTGAAGCGCTGGTAGAAATGGAGCTGGCCCACCGTCGCCATCCTGCCTTTGCCGGGCTGGGACGTTATCTGCATTGGGTGTGCCGCCCGGTTTAA
- a CDS encoding acetyl-CoA C-acetyltransferase, with protein MSLRRVAIIGGNRIPFSRANGPYATASNQDMLTAALEGLIERYNLHGLRMGEVVAGAVLKDSRDFSLTRECVLGSRLSPQTPAYDLQQACGTGLEAALLVANKIALGQIECAIAGGVDSASNVPIEINDGLRKWLLRLNRTKAPIDKLKALLQLRPGFLKPEFPRNGEPRTGLSMGQHCELMAQAWNIPRVEQDELALHSHQALTAAYHAGWEDDLLTPFMSLSRDNNLRADLTLEKLAALKPVFERSAKGTLTAGNSTPLTDGASTVLLGSEEWARERGLPVLAYLRDGETAAVDFVHGAEGLLMAPVYAVPRLLARNGLTLQDFDYYEIHEAFAAQVLCTLKAWEDGPYCKSRLGLDAPLGAIDRSKLNVKGSSLAVGHPFAATGGRIVTNMSKLLATAGQGRGLISICAAGGQGVTAIIER; from the coding sequence ATGAGTCTGCGTCGTGTAGCAATTATTGGTGGTAACCGTATCCCGTTTTCCCGCGCCAACGGGCCGTATGCCACCGCCAGTAATCAGGACATGCTGACCGCGGCGCTGGAAGGGCTGATCGAGCGTTACAACCTGCACGGGTTGCGCATGGGCGAAGTGGTGGCCGGGGCGGTGCTCAAGGATTCGCGGGATTTCAGCCTGACCCGCGAATGCGTGCTGGGCTCACGGCTGTCGCCGCAAACCCCGGCCTATGATCTGCAGCAGGCTTGCGGTACAGGGCTTGAGGCGGCATTACTGGTGGCCAACAAGATTGCCCTGGGGCAGATCGAGTGCGCGATTGCCGGTGGCGTGGACTCCGCCTCCAATGTGCCGATCGAAATTAATGACGGGCTGCGCAAATGGCTGTTGCGGCTCAACCGCACCAAGGCGCCGATCGACAAGCTCAAGGCGCTGCTGCAGTTGCGCCCGGGCTTTTTGAAACCCGAATTCCCCCGTAATGGCGAGCCCCGTACCGGGCTGTCGATGGGCCAGCACTGCGAGTTGATGGCGCAAGCCTGGAACATCCCCCGGGTTGAACAGGACGAGCTGGCCCTGCACAGCCATCAGGCCCTGACGGCTGCCTATCACGCGGGCTGGGAAGATGACTTGCTCACGCCCTTTATGAGCTTGAGCCGCGACAACAACCTGCGTGCCGACCTGACCCTGGAAAAATTGGCCGCCCTTAAACCGGTGTTCGAGCGCAGTGCCAAGGGCACGCTGACGGCGGGCAACTCCACGCCTCTGACCGATGGTGCATCAACGGTCTTGCTCGGCAGCGAAGAATGGGCCAGGGAGCGCGGCCTGCCGGTTTTGGCTTATCTGCGCGATGGTGAAACAGCGGCTGTGGATTTCGTACACGGTGCCGAAGGTTTGCTGATGGCGCCGGTATATGCCGTCCCGCGGCTGCTGGCGCGTAATGGCCTGACCTTGCAGGACTTTGACTACTACGAGATTCACGAGGCATTTGCCGCCCAGGTGCTGTGCACCTTGAAGGCCTGGGAGGACGGGCCTTACTGCAAAAGCCGGCTGGGGCTTGATGCACCGCTGGGTGCGATTGACCGCAGCAAGCTCAACGTCAAAGGCAGCTCGCTGGCGGTGGGCCATCCGTTTGCGGCGACGGGTGGGCGCATCGTGACCAATATGTCCAAGCTGCTGGCCACCGCCGGGCAGGGCCGAGGTTTGATCTCGATCTGCGCAGCGGGCGGGCAGGGCGTTACGGCAATAATTGAGCGATAG
- a CDS encoding pilus assembly protein TadG-related protein gives MSPQLRGMGFNGSRQQRGAIGLMAAVTLGMVLLFMLLVVDSGRLYLEQRKLQRVADMAVLEAVSRGGNCTGTSTAAGFANQSATRNSFTPGSVQKVNTTCGTLSTNSSQLRVFTADATKSDAIRVIATTTVPTSVAGGLWSLFSKGGFNLNTNLTASAVGSNGGAPLAQLTIRSALLTIDSTQSPILDQLVGGLLGGSIKAGIVSWQGLVDTNINLLSYLNQLISLNANAGNLDQLLKTNIHVTQLLDAAITVLQKNGPTADVAVKGLTAIRAVVSSTQVLKLGDLINVQSGTPNAGLDTNLRVFDLLQGIVQLAGQQSAATVNVQINPFNLVNINVYTKIIQPPQLSAIGNPALIRNNPTGPNQISVRTAQVQTRIQIGLPVLNALKPLTDLITNALSTVTEIVGKLLNLKLVDAISCLFSCDSVASISLVNDINVYIEAASANSYVTDYRCTSDTSKSLTAQANTALAKISIGASPSTGMLPTVDVATNSFIISPVKLININLKTCALLGLGGCSTGVGDGGSFNLLVQTNLSPTTQSLDYASPTLLNINQAPYYKKFGSNANVLTIGSASGSIVTTSYTPPTGKSVTGSLLQAVAGLITTLTTDIVSALNKVLVSLVNPIINTLLSALGVNVAVAEVGANLSCNQGGRAQLVL, from the coding sequence ATGTCTCCCCAACTACGCGGTATGGGTTTTAATGGTTCCCGGCAACAGCGTGGTGCGATCGGCCTGATGGCTGCCGTGACCCTGGGCATGGTGCTGCTGTTTATGTTGCTGGTGGTCGACAGCGGGCGCCTGTACCTGGAGCAACGCAAGTTGCAGCGGGTGGCGGATATGGCGGTGCTGGAGGCGGTGAGTCGGGGCGGCAATTGCACCGGCACCAGCACGGCCGCGGGCTTCGCCAACCAGAGCGCCACCCGCAACAGCTTCACGCCCGGTAGCGTACAAAAAGTAAACACCACTTGCGGTACTTTGAGCACCAACAGCAGCCAGTTACGGGTATTCACTGCGGATGCGACCAAGTCCGATGCGATCCGGGTGATAGCCACCACCACCGTGCCTACCAGCGTGGCCGGGGGGTTGTGGAGCCTGTTTTCCAAAGGCGGATTTAACCTGAATACCAATTTGACGGCGAGTGCGGTGGGGAGCAATGGTGGGGCGCCGTTGGCGCAGTTGACTATTCGTAGTGCGCTTCTGACCATCGACAGTACGCAGTCTCCTATTTTAGATCAACTTGTCGGCGGGTTACTGGGCGGTTCAATAAAAGCAGGCATAGTGTCCTGGCAGGGGCTGGTGGATACAAATATAAATCTGCTGAGTTATTTAAATCAGTTGATTTCACTCAACGCCAACGCCGGCAACTTAGACCAGCTATTGAAAACTAACATTCATGTTACTCAACTATTAGATGCTGCCATTACCGTACTGCAAAAAAATGGCCCAACGGCCGACGTCGCAGTCAAGGGACTCACCGCAATACGCGCAGTCGTCAGCTCCACTCAAGTATTAAAACTGGGGGACTTGATCAATGTACAAAGTGGAACACCCAACGCCGGCCTCGATACAAACTTGCGAGTTTTTGATCTCTTACAGGGCATTGTTCAGCTTGCGGGACAACAAAGTGCTGCCACAGTCAATGTGCAAATAAACCCTTTCAATCTGGTCAACATCAACGTCTACACCAAGATCATTCAACCGCCTCAGCTTTCTGCCATTGGCAACCCAGCGCTAATACGAAACAACCCTACCGGCCCCAATCAAATATCTGTGCGCACTGCACAAGTACAGACGAGAATACAAATTGGGCTTCCCGTATTGAATGCGCTAAAGCCACTGACCGACCTGATCACAAATGCTTTATCCACCGTCACGGAAATTGTTGGCAAACTTTTAAACCTTAAATTAGTCGATGCCATCTCATGCTTGTTTAGCTGTGATTCAGTGGCCAGTATCAGCTTGGTAAATGACATCAATGTTTATATAGAGGCTGCCAGCGCCAACAGTTATGTAACAGACTACCGGTGCACAAGCGACACCTCTAAGAGTTTAACTGCCCAAGCCAACACCGCCCTGGCCAAAATCAGCATTGGTGCTTCGCCGTCAACGGGTATGTTGCCAACCGTTGACGTGGCAACCAACAGCTTCATCATTTCACCTGTGAAGCTTATAAATATCAACCTGAAAACCTGTGCACTACTTGGTCTTGGCGGGTGTTCAACAGGCGTAGGCGATGGAGGCAGTTTTAACTTACTGGTTCAAACAAACCTGTCGCCGACCACTCAAAGCCTGGATTACGCCTCTCCCACACTGTTGAATATCAATCAAGCCCCGTATTACAAAAAGTTCGGTTCAAACGCTAACGTGCTAACCATTGGAAGTGCCTCAGGCAGTATTGTGACAACCTCATATACTCCCCCTACGGGCAAATCAGTCACTGGATCCCTTCTTCAGGCAGTCGCCGGATTGATAACAACACTCACCACCGACATTGTGTCGGCCCTGAATAAAGTACTGGTTTCTCTGGTTAACCCGATCATCAACACCTTGCTAAGTGCTCTGGGCGTGAATGTAGCCGTGGCCGAAGTCGGCGCCAACCTCTCCTGCAACCAGGGTGGCCGCGCCCAACTGGTGCTTTGA
- a CDS encoding DUF4136 domain-containing protein, which produces MYRRVALIVLSLGLGACQSPNPYTASSMPMPPAPAQAANTLDLSAYPAPPRDYGRYQSWAWLNGRLPVGTAWADSAQIAEAVNNALDQRGLRPAQPNRPADLWVSADLHTEKRLRQVQDDYGYGAGYGSGYGRYGSQYGMYNSVPVIRTYEVEVMVVRLNLYDGKTGQPVWSSSAETSSKGSLSERSDALRESLNKAVQAYPPH; this is translated from the coding sequence ATGTATCGCCGCGTTGCCTTGATTGTTTTGAGCCTGGGGCTGGGCGCCTGCCAGAGCCCCAACCCTTACACCGCTAGCTCCATGCCCATGCCGCCGGCGCCGGCACAGGCCGCCAACACCCTGGACTTGAGCGCCTACCCGGCACCGCCACGGGATTACGGGCGTTACCAGAGCTGGGCCTGGCTCAATGGCCGCTTGCCGGTTGGCACGGCCTGGGCCGACTCGGCGCAAATCGCCGAAGCGGTGAACAATGCCCTGGATCAGCGCGGCTTGCGCCCGGCACAACCCAACCGTCCGGCAGATCTTTGGGTCAGTGCAGATTTGCACACCGAAAAACGCTTGCGCCAGGTGCAGGACGACTATGGTTACGGGGCTGGCTACGGCAGCGGTTACGGCCGCTATGGCAGTCAATATGGCATGTACAACTCCGTACCCGTCATCCGCACTTACGAAGTTGAGGTCATGGTGGTGCGACTCAACCTGTATGACGGCAAAACCGGCCAGCCGGTGTGGAGTTCCAGTGCCGAAACCAGCAGCAAAGGCAGCCTGAGCGAACGCAGTGACGCCCTGCGCGAATCACTGAACAAGGCAGTGCAGGCTTACCCTCCTCATTGA
- a CDS encoding DUF4136 domain-containing protein, with protein sequence MLRRIALLGLALLLSACETMQVSHDYNPAVDFAQFRTWAWKDPAVQYQPNNPMLRSDLTEQRIVQAVSSQLDQRGLRPVAAGSKPDLLVQTWLIVANRQEQVVTNYGYGGPWGGPWGGYWGGPWEGYWGAPMYNETRNVVYQVGTLQIDLIDAKDGKLVWRGSAEKAIDSSPTPAERSAAISEAVTKILATYPPK encoded by the coding sequence ATGCTTCGTCGCATTGCATTACTGGGCCTGGCCCTGCTGCTCAGTGCCTGCGAAACCATGCAGGTCAGCCATGATTACAACCCTGCTGTCGATTTCGCCCAGTTCCGCACCTGGGCCTGGAAAGACCCTGCCGTGCAATACCAGCCCAACAACCCGATGCTCAGGAGCGACCTGACCGAGCAACGGATTGTCCAGGCCGTGAGCAGCCAGCTGGACCAACGCGGCTTGCGCCCGGTGGCGGCAGGCAGCAAACCGGACTTGCTGGTGCAAACCTGGCTGATCGTGGCCAACCGCCAGGAACAGGTGGTGACCAACTACGGTTACGGTGGCCCCTGGGGCGGCCCGTGGGGTGGTTACTGGGGCGGCCCGTGGGAAGGTTACTGGGGCGCACCGATGTATAACGAAACCCGCAACGTGGTCTACCAGGTGGGCACCCTGCAGATCGACCTGATCGATGCCAAGGACGGCAAGCTGGTCTGGCGCGGTAGTGCCGAAAAAGCCATTGACAGCAGCCCGACCCCGGCCGAGCGCAGCGCGGCGATCAGCGAAGCGGTGACCAAGATCCTTGCTACCTATCCACCCAAGTAA